In Nitrospiria bacterium, the genomic stretch CAGGGAAAAAGGTGAAAACTCTCTTCTCTATCCCCTCTTTATAAAGGAGGGGAATTTTGTAGATTGCTTTACTTATAATTTGACATGAGAAAGATTAAAACTAACCGAAAACTGATTGACAAAATAGACCCCAAAAACTACAATGACCCCGCAATATCAAGGGGGAGCGGAATGACCACACAACAAGATTTTGTACATCTGCACTTACATACACAATATAGTTTGCTGGACGGAGCCAACCGGGTTGACCGCTTAATTGATCAGGCCCACCAAATGGGCATGTCTTCCATTGCCATGACCGATCATGGCAACCTTTTCGGCGCCATCGACTTTTACCAGAAAGCCAAAAAGGCAGGAATCAACCCGATTATCGGCTGCGAGGCCTATGTCGCACCCAAAAGCCGATTTGACCGGGATGCCCACCAGCCGCCTTTTCATTTAATCCTGTTATCCACCAATCTTACCGGGTACAAGAACCTCATTAAATTGATCAGCGCGGCCCATTTGGAGGGGTTTTATTACAAACCCAGAATCGATAAAGAACTTTTATCGGAACATCATGAAGGATTGATAGGCTTAAGCGGATGCCTCCGGGGAGAGGTCCCCCACCTCCTTGATAAAGGGTATAGACAGGAAGCGAAACAAGCGGCCGATGATTATGAGCAGATTCTTGGAAAAGGAAATTTCTTTTTTGAGATTCAAGGAAATCGTCTTCCTGAACAGTTAAAGGTAAATAAAGAGCTGATTCAAATCTCAAATGAAATGGATCTTCCCTTGGTGGTCACCAACGACTGCCATTACTTGCATAAGGAAGATTGCCGGGCCCATGATATTCTGCTTTGTCTGCAAACGGGAAAAACCATCAATGATACAAACCGGATGCGGTTTGAAACCGACCAACTCTATTTCAAATCACCACAAGAGATGTGGGCCGATTTCTGCGAGGTTCCCGAAGCTCTTTTAAATACAAAACGGATTGCCGAACGGTGTAACCTGGACCTGGATCTCAACACCTCTCACCTTCCCCATTATCACGTCCCCAAGGAGACAACCCGCGAAGCCCTCCTTGAAAAACTCGCAAAGGAAGGACTTCAAAACCGGGTCAAGGAAAATTCAGGGGAGCAAAAACTTGACTTAAACCTTTATGAACAACGACTAAATGATGAAATCTCCATGATCAATTCCATGGGGTATGCGGGATACTTTTTAATTGTTTGGGACATCATTCATTATGCCAAAGAAAACAAAATCCCGGTAGGACCCGGCCGGGGATCAGCCGCGGGAAGCCTTGTGGCCTATACACTTCAAATCACCGATATCGACCCTCTCCGTTACGGTCTCATCTTTGAACGGTTTCTCAATCCGGAACGTATCTCCCTCCCCGATATCGATATGGACTTCTGCATGGAAAAACGGGATCAGGTCATTGATTATGTCATCGATAAATTCGGGGCAGACCACGTAGCTCAAATCATCACCTTTGGAACCATGGCCGCAAAGGCGTCGGTCCGGGATGTGGGTAGGGTCCTTGAAATCCCCTATGCAGAGGTAGACCGCTTCGCAAAGCTTATTCCCAATACCCTTAACATTACACTAGAACAGGCATTGGTCGATGAACCCCGAATTAAAGAAGTGGCCAAAACGGACCCGAAATTCCAGGAACTTTTAGATTTGGCCAGGGCACTGGAAGGAACCACCCGCCATGCCTCTACCCATGCCGCAGGAATTGTGATTTCCAAGGAGCCCCTTACCGAGCACGTTCCTTTATACCGTGGAACCAATAACGAAGTGGTCACCCAGTATGCCATGGGTGATGTGGAAAAAATCGGGCTGATCAAATTTGACTTTTTGGGTCTGAAAACACTGACTGTCATCGATCACACCCTTCGCCTGGTGAACCATAAAAGAAAAGCGGAAGGGGAAACCTCTCTTCAGCTCTCATCTATTCCCATGAAAGACAAAAAGACCTTTTCCCTCTTGGGTAAAGGGGAAACAACAGGAGTGTTTCAATTGGAAAGCTCGGGAATGCGGGATATCTTGGTTAAAATGAAGCCTGAATCTTTCGAAGATATCATTGCCATTATTGCTTTGTACCGCCCCGGCCCGATCGGCAGTGGAATGATCGATGATTTCATCAAGCGAAAACGGGGGAAAACAAAAATTCAGTATGAAGTCCCTCAGTTGGAGGAAATCTTAAAAGAAACCTACGGGGTTATTGTTTATCAAGAACAGGTAATGAAAATCGCCAATCTCCTTGCGGGTTTCTCCTTGGGTGAAGCAGATCTTCTTCGACGGGCCATGGGAAAGAAAAAACCCGAAGAGATGGAAAAAATGAAAACCCAATTTTTAATGGGGGCAAAATCCAAGGGGTTGAAACCGAAAAAAGCCGAGAAAATCTTCGATCTCATGGCCTATTTCGCGGGGTACGGGTTTAATAAATCCCACAGTGCCGCCTATGCCATGATCTCTTATCATACCGCTTTCCTAAAAGCCCATTACCCCATGGAGTTTATGGCGGCCCTTTTAACCTGCGACATGGGAAATTCCGATAAAGTGGTCAAAAATATTAACGAATGCCGCGCCATGGGAATTCGAATCCTCCCCCCGGATGTCAATGAAAGCCAGCGGGATTTTACCGTCACTAAAAAAGAAATCCGTTTCGGCCTCGCCGCGGTCAAAAATGTAGGAACGGCGGCCATTGACTCGATTCTCAGCGTCCGAGACCAGGATGGTGGGTTTGTCAGCCTTTCTCATTTCTGTAGACAGGTAGATTTAAGACGGGTGAACAAAAGGGTTATTGAAGGTTTGATTAAATGCGGTGCTTTTGATTCCACTGGGGGAAAGCGGGCCCACCTGATGGAAATCATGGAGAAAACCATCGAAGAGGGAGGAAAATTTCAGGAAGAAAAGGAACGGGGACAAATGTCAATTTTTGGAGGCCCCAGCCCCCTTCCCCCCCGGGATTTCTCCAATGCTCAAGGATCTCAACTCGAAGAATGGGATGATGCAACGTTATTACGCTATGAAAAAGAGATTTTGGGTTTTTACATAACCGGCCATCCCCTTGCAGAACGGAAAGATGAAATTAAACGTCTCGCGTCCCATGCAATGGAACAACTTGGCGATCTCCGCGATGGATCCGAGGTCCGGCTGGTAGGGATATTGATTCACCGAAAGATTGCAACCACCAAAAAAGGTGATAAAATGGCCTATGTGAGGCTAGAAGATCTGACCGGGAGCCTTGAGGTGATCGTTTTTCCTGACCTCTATAAGACCTGCTCTGATGTGTTAACCACCGATGCCCCACTTTTGGTGGTTGGTAATTTAGACAATGGTGAAAAAGGATTACGGTTAAAGGCAACGAAACTGGACTCTTTGAATAAAATTAAAACCCGTTTGGCCTCAAAGGTCGAGATTCAAATCAATGCCGATCAAACCCAAAGTCAGGATCTTCAAAATTTAAAGAATATTCTCTCTAAATACCGGGGTGGTTGTGATGTTTTTCTCAAATTCTCCTCCACCCATCAAGGGGAATCGGTCATTGCTATTCCTTCGGATTTAAGGGTAACCCCTACTCCCCTATTTATTTCAGAGATCGAAGGTTCCTTTGGGAAAGGAACCGTTTTAATAAAATAGGAAAACGCTATGTCTGAATATCTTGATTTTGAAAAACCGATAATGGAAATCGAGGAAAAAATTCAAAAGCTCAGAAGCTATTCAGGGAAAAGCCCCGCAACACTTGTGGAGGAGATCAAAAAACTAGAAGCGAAAGCCCGGGAGGTTCAAAAAGAAATCTATGTAAAACTGACCCCCTGGCAGAAAAACCAGATTTCACGTCATCCTAAACGCCCTCACCTCTCCGACTACATTCCCCTGCTTTTCAAAGATTTTATAGAATTGCACGGAGACCGTCTTTATGCGGACGACCAGGCTCTGGTGGGAGGACTGGCCACATTTGCAGAACGCCATGTTATGATTATGGGCCACGCCAAGGGCCGTACTATGAAAGAAAAGGTTCAACGAAACTTTGGGATGCCCCATCCCGAGGGATATCGAAAAGCTTTGAGGTTAATGAGATTGGCTGAAAAGTTTGAAAAACCGGTCATCACCTTCATTGATACCCCCGGGGCATACCCTGGCCTAGAAGCGGAATCCAGAGGCGTCTCAGAGGCCATCGCACGCAATTTAATGGTCATGTCCCGATTACGCGTTCCCATTATTTCCGTTGTCATTGGAGAAGGAGGAAGCGGAGGGGCATTGGCCTTGGCTGTTTCCGATCGTATTTTAATGCTTGAACATTCCGTTTATTCCGTTATCTCTCCTGAGGGCTGTGCAGCAATCCTTTGGAAAGATAGCGGAAAAGCGGAAAGCGCTGCAGAGTCTCTCAGGATTACGGCAAAAGATCTCAGGGAATTGGGAGTGATTGACAATATTGTGATGGAACCCGCCGGGGGAGCCCATCGGAATATGGGACAGGCGGCTCAATCCCTATCCCAGGCCCTTGAGAGCCACCTCAATACATTGGGATCTATCCCGATCGACCTTCTTCTTGAGGAACGATACAAAAAATTTAAAAAGATGGGTGTTTTCGGGGAAGCTTAAAGAAATTTAGGAAGGAACGTGAGTTTCCAATCTCAACTCCTCGGAAATGATATCCGCCTCTTCTTCCTCTTCCACATTTCCTTTATCAACCGTCTCTAAAGAAGGGGAAATTCCGTTTCCGTTTTCAATTTTGGAATCGTTCTCATCATCCCCCTCTCCTTCAGATTTGGCAATTTCTTGAAAATCACGTAGGGTGGGCAATTCCGAAAGGCTCTTTAGCCCAAAATTCATGAGAAAATCTTTAGTGGTTCCGTAAACAATGGGCCGACCCACCGCATCCCGTCTCCCATTGATTTTAATGAGGTGACGCTCCAACAACGTTTTGATGACCCCCATAGAATCCACCCCCCGGATCTGTTCAATTTCCGCACGGATCACGGGCTGCTTATAAGCAATTATGGCAAGGGTTTCAAGCGCTGGTTTGGATAAACGTAAACCCGATTTCACCTTTTCAAGCCGTTTGATCCATGGGGAACATTCAGGACGGGTGACTAAATGGTAGCCTCCGGCAACTTCCACCAATTGGAGTCCATGCCCATTTTGATCGTATTGGTCTCGTAAGGTGGAAAGGGTATTTAAAATTCTGCCTTTGTCAATTCCCTCCAGAATTCCATGAAGCCGATCTAGGGGAACCGGTTCACCGCTCATAAACAAAAGAGATTCAACAATGGGCAACAGTTCCCTATCCTCCATTTTTATGTCCCTCCCCTTGAAATAAACGAATCGGCCCGAAAGATTCCACTTGCATCGCTTTAATCAACCCTAGACGAACCAGCTCCAAAAGGGCAAGAAAGGTTACAACAATTTCCATACGGGTGTGGTCCTTTTGGAACAACATTCTAAAGGCAATTGAATTTTCTTTTTCAATTTCCTCCAGAATTAAATTCATTTTATCTTTAACCGATAACTCCTCCATGGTGATGGCCATGGAATGGTTTTCAGGTGCCCGCTCTAATATTTCTTTGAAGGCATCCAGCAGGTCAAAGAGATTGACCTCCAATGGGGGAAACGCTTCCGGTTCAGAAGCAACGGGTGTGGGTTCCTTCCAGAACACATTCTGCCAAATTTTCTCTCTCTCCCACAATTGGTCCGCAGCCTCTTTAAACTGTTTATATTCAACCAATCGGCGAACCAACTCGGTCCTGGGATCTGTTTCTTCTTCCTCTTCTTCAAATTCCATCGGGGGTAAGAGGGTTTTGGATTTGATGTGAATAAGCGTTGCCGCCATGACCAAAAACTCCCCTGCAATGGCCAAATTAAGGGATTTCAACAGGGAAAGGTATTCCAAATACTGGTGGGTTATCAAGGCGATAGGAATATCATAGATATTAATCTCACTTTTCTTAATGAGATGCAGAAGAAGATCTAGAGGCCCTTCAAAAACTTCTAGCCTCACTTCATAGGGTGCGGTAGATATTTCCTCCATTTCCCTTTCTTTTTGGTATTTTACAAAATGGTTGCTAAGGCGGGATCACGTTACTAAAACAGGGTGGGTTTGTCAAGCAGATAATCAACAGATAGTATGTTTTCGGGAAAAACCCACTAAATATTGTGTAATAAAATTTAAAGTTCCATTGCCCCTTTCACTTCTTTCATGGTTTCACTGGCTTTTTGAGATGCAAAGAGGGAACCCTCATTAAGGATTTCCTTCAGTTGTTTATCATCTTTTTCCCATTTTTTACGGGATTCCCACACAGGAGCCAATTCTTCCGCCAAATGGTCTGCAACAATTTTTTTGCAGTCTATACATCCAATTCCCGCAGTCCTGCAGCCTTGGTCAACCTCTTTGATCTCTTCCAAAGTTGAATAGGTTTGGTGAAAGGAAAAAACAGGACACACCTCGGGATTCCCGGGATCTGTTCGGCGAACACGCTGGGGATCGGTCACCATAGTTTTTAATTTTTCCCGAAGAACTTTCTCGGAATCGGACAAATAAATAGCGTTATTATAACTTTTGCTCATTTTCCGACCATCGGTCCCTAACATTTTCGGCGTTTTTGTGAGTAAGGCCTCCGGTTCAAGAAAAACCGGTTTATAAATATCATTGAATCGTCTCGCAATTTCCCGAGTTAATTCCAAATGGGGAAGTTGATCTATTCCCACCGGAACATAATCCGCTCGGTAAATTAAAATATCAGAAGCCTGAAGAACAGGGTACCCTAAAAAACCGTAGGTAGACAAATCCCGATGCACCAACTGTTGCTGTTGTTCCTTATAGGTCGGATTTCGTTCCAGCCAAGGAAGCGGAACAATCATTGAGAGAAGCAGATGAAGAACCGCGTGATCGGGAACCTTAGATTGAAGAAAAATTGTAGATTTTTCAGGATCCAAACCCACGCTCAACCAATCGATGAGCATTTGTTTGGATAGTTCTCTAATCTGCCCTGTTTCTTTGTAATTGGTCGAAACCGCATGCCAATCGGCAATAAAAAAGTAGGCATCATAAGTTTCTTGGAGTTCTTTCCAATTTGACAATGCCCCTACAAAATTCCCCAAATGAAGTTTTCCACTTGGTTGCATTCCACTGAGCACCCTTTTTTTCCTTTTCATCAAAACCGCCCCGATTTCTGACACAGATGGACTTCTATATTCGAACCCCTAATATCCCCGTTGTTATGCCTTGAAGAAGGGGATGGAAAATATGGGACATAATTCCAAAAGGATTCATGAAAACCAGAAACATTACGATCAAAAAACCAAATGGTTCCAACTGGCTTAAAAACCGGGATTGGGCATCGGGAAGCAAACCCACCATGACCCTTCCCCCATCTAACGGAGGAATTGGAATCATATTAAAAAGTGCTAACAGGACATTCCACTTAACCCCGGCAATCAACATGAGTAATAGGGGAACCAAAATAGAAGCAGTTAACCCATTCCCAAATTGACTTGAGGAAGAGAGGGTGTGTGCGGGAAAAAAATAAAGGATAACCCGAAAAAGAATTCCGCATGCCAATGCCAGAAGAAGATTCACTCCAGGACCCGCACCTGCCACATAAACCATATCCCGCTTGGGGTGCCTTAGATTAGCAAAATTGACCGGGACCGGTTTGGCATATCCAATGACAAAGCCGGTGCTGATAAATAAAAAAATGGGAATTAGAATGGTTCCGAAGATATCAATGTGTGCAATGGGATTTAAGGTAAGACGCCCGAGGTGCTTCGCTGTGGGATCACCCAGTTTATTGGCCACAAACCCATGGGCCGCTTCATGCAGTGTAATGGCCAGTAAAACAGGAATAGAAATAATACTAATTTGCCGAATAATTTCAGGCAGGTCATTCACCCCCGCACCACCACCAACACCTCATCGGGATTGACTTTATCACCTTCGGTGACGTAAATTTGTTTGACTTCTCCGTTAATGGGAGTATGAATTTCATTTTCCATTTTCATCGCCTCGACGGTTAAAACGGTATCACCGGCCTTTACCATATCCCCAACCCGAATCTTCACCGAAACCACCGTGCCAGGCATGGCCGTGGTCACATCACCATCTTCCGTGGCCTTAGGACGGGCGGAATGTCCTCCCGCTTTCCGATCAATCCTTCCCACCTCACTGGGAACCACTTCGACCAGGGATTCTACAAACACTTCTTCCAATTGATCATCCACATATATAAAATAGGGATAACCTCCTTCTCCGGGATGGCCCATTCCACCAATTTTAATATGGTAGGATTCTCCATGAACTTTAATATTAAATTCACTGGGAGCCAAATGTATGGGACCCGCATCTTTTTTGATATGATTTTTGAGTTCATTTAAAAAATCTTTTCCCAACTCTCCTTTTTTACGTTTCTCAAAGAATTCCAGTGCAACTTTAGGAAACAGACAATAGGTTAAAACATCTTCAATATTTTTGGCTTTATCCTTAACCTCCGCTTTCATTTTTTCCAATTCCGGGGGAATAAGATCAGCGGGACGAACCTCTACCCATTCTTCATTTCCAATGGCCTTCTTTCGAACCTCTTTATCAATCGGAGCCAAAGGCTTTCCATAAAGCCCTTTCAGGTAACTTTTGGTTTCGCTGGTAATGACTTTATACCGCTCACCGGTTAACACGTTCAAAGTGGCCTGGGTTCCCACGATCTGGCTGGTGGGGGTAACCAACGGGGGGTAACCAAAATCTTTTCTTACCCTGGGGACCTCCTCTAACACCTCTTTCATTCGGTGAAGCGCGTTTTGATCTTTTAATTGAGTGGCCAAATTGGAGGTCATTCCTCCCGGAATTTGATAAAACAAAACGTTTGGATCGATACCGGTATACTCGCTTTCAAAAGGCTTATATTTTTTCCGAACCTTTGTAAAATAATCGGCAACCTCCGCCAACAAACCAAAATTTAATTGCGGATCATTTTTACTTTCTTTTAAAATATTGCTGAGCACTTCTACTGCAGGATGGGAGGTTCCCGATGCCAAAGGAGAAGAAGCGGTATCAATAATATCTACGCCTGCTTCAATCGCCTTCAAGGTTGTGGCCACAGCCATACCGCTGGTGTCATGGCTATGGAGGTGGATCGGAATTTCAACGGCTTTTTTAATCTTTGAAATTAAATCATAGGCTGCAAACGGGGATAAAAGCCCGGCCATGTCTTTAATGCACAACGTGTCTGAGCCCATATCCTCTAGTCGCTTGGCCAAATCCACAAAGTGTTGATGATTGTGAACGGGACTGACGGTATAACAAAGAGTCCCTTCTACTTTTCCCCCGTTTTTGAGGGTTGCTTTAATGGCTGTTTTGAGGTTTCGAAAATCATTTAACGCGTCAAAAATCCGAATGATCGAAATCCCGTTGGAAATGGCCCGTTCAATAAATTTTTCTACAACATCATCAGCATAATTTCGATAACCGACAATATTTTGCCCCCGAAGAAGCATCTGAAAAGGGGTTCTCGGCATGGCCTTTCGAAGAACCCGGATTCTTTCCCACGGGTCTTCCCCTAAATACCGGATCATCGTATCAAAGGTTGCCCCACCCCACATTTCCAAAGACCAATAACCGACCTGATCTATTTTTTCCGCGATGGGTACCATATCCTCGGTACGAAGGCGGGTGGCCAAAAGGGATTGGTGGGCATCCCTCAGCGTAACATCCGTAATTTTAACGGGTTTGTTTTTCTGTTTGCTCATTAGGAAACAATTCCTGTCTAAATTGATCCACAATCGCGGCAGAGACGGCCAATACAAGGCCCACAGGGTCTTTGTTTACAGTATAAACTAATTTTTCGAGGCGGTCATCAATATAATGGGTGTCAAATATTCCTTTTCGAAAATTCTCATCCTGCATAATGCGTTGATAAAAGGGAATGGTTGTTTTTACCCCACGGATGATAAATTCTTCCAGTGCCCGGTCCATCCGCTCTAAAACCGCCTCCCAGGTTCTTCCTCGAACCGTTAGCTTGGCCAATAGCGAATCGTAATAGGGAGGCACCTCATACCCGGAGTAAACATTTCCATCGATTCGTACCCCAAATCCCCCCGGTGAATAATAGGCTGTAATTTTTCCCGGTGTGGGCATAAAATCCCTCATGGGGTCCTCTGCATTGATCCGGCATTCAATGGCATAACCCCGAAGGGTAACATCCCTTTGGGTTACCGTCATCGGTTCTCCCGCAGATATTCGAATCATCTCTTTGACAATATCGATTCCAGTCACCTCCTCGGTGACCGTATGCTCTACTTGAATCCGGGTATTCATTTCCAAAAAATAGTAGTTTTTATTTTGGTCCACCAAAAACTCCACAGTCCCGACATTAGAATACCCAACGGCTTGGGCAGATTTCACAGCCACTTCCCCCATTTCATTGCGGAGGGCTTCATCCAAAAAGAGGGAAGGAGCAATTTCGATCAGTTTTTGATGTCGTCTCTGAATGGAGCAATCCCTTTCCCCCAGATGGATAACCGATCCGAAATGGTCCGCGAGAATTTGGAATTCGATATGGTGAGGTGATTCGATATACTTTTCCATATAAAGATCATCATTTCCAAAAGCCCCCTTGGCCTCAGATTTTGCCAAGGTGAAATTCCGCGTCAATTCCTGGTCATCCCGACAAATTCGAAGGCCACGGCCTCCCCCCCCGGCAGCGGCTTTTAAAATAACCGGGTAGCCAAACTCACGGGCAATGGTTAAAGCCTCTTTGGAGGAGGATAAATTTTCCCAAATGCCAGGAACCACTGAAATCCCCGCTTTTTTCATAGCCTGTCTGGCCAGTACTTTGTTGCCCATGGTTCGGATAGCATTCCCAGAAGGTCCAATAAATGTAATTCCGTTGGCCTTACAGGCATCCGCAAACTCGGGGTTTTCGGCCAAAAAGCCATAACCGGGGTGAATGGCATCCACCCCTTTTTGTTTTGCCAGATCTATAATACGAAAAATATTGAGGTACCCCGCCACAGGACCCGGTCCTACGAGGCAGGCTTCATCGGCCTTTTTTACATAGAGGGCAGTGGTATCCGCCTCGGAGTGAATGGCCACAGTGGGAATCCTCAACTCTTTACACGCCCGAATAACCCGAAGAGCAATCTCTCCCCGATTCGCCACCAAAACTTTTTTAAATAACGCCATAGCGGGATCCCTTTTTTACTGTATTTGGGTTATTTTACCATTGGTTACGGTAAGAAAAACAAGTTTCTTTTTCATTTCTCCATCTGGGCCCGCTGTTGTCAACCCAGTCACCCCTGGAAAATCCTGCATCTTTTCTAAAGCATAACGAAGGCTGCTCCCAGAATCGGCCCCATTTTGAATGGCTTGAAGAATCATTCGCCCACAATCGAAGGCCAGCGCCGCAAATACATCCGGATCCTCCTGAAAACGGCTGCGATAGCGGTTCACAAAATCCCCTGTCCGGGGATCTGAATAATTAATAAAAAAAGTGTCGATAAATATGGACCCTTCAATATATTCTCCCCCTACCTTTACCAATTCTTCCGAATTCCACCCATTGGTTCCTAATAAGGTCACACCTAAAAAATTATGAAAAGCCAATTGGGGTGCCATGAGTCCCACTTGGGGGGCGGTTCCGGGTAAAAAAATGGCATCGAATCCGGGAACATAA encodes the following:
- a CDS encoding site-2 protease family protein is translated as MNDLPEIIRQISIISIPVLLAITLHEAAHGFVANKLGDPTAKHLGRLTLNPIAHIDIFGTILIPIFLFISTGFVIGYAKPVPVNFANLRHPKRDMVYVAGAGPGVNLLLALACGILFRVILYFFPAHTLSSSSQFGNGLTASILVPLLLMLIAGVKWNVLLALFNMIPIPPLDGGRVMVGLLPDAQSRFLSQLEPFGFLIVMFLVFMNPFGIMSHIFHPLLQGITTGILGVRI
- the trpS gene encoding tryptophan--tRNA ligase — translated: MKRKKRVLSGMQPSGKLHLGNFVGALSNWKELQETYDAYFFIADWHAVSTNYKETGQIRELSKQMLIDWLSVGLDPEKSTIFLQSKVPDHAVLHLLLSMIVPLPWLERNPTYKEQQQQLVHRDLSTYGFLGYPVLQASDILIYRADYVPVGIDQLPHLELTREIARRFNDIYKPVFLEPEALLTKTPKMLGTDGRKMSKSYNNAIYLSDSEKVLREKLKTMVTDPQRVRRTDPGNPEVCPVFSFHQTYSTLEEIKEVDQGCRTAGIGCIDCKKIVADHLAEELAPVWESRKKWEKDDKQLKEILNEGSLFASQKASETMKEVKGAMEL
- the accC gene encoding acetyl-CoA carboxylase biotin carboxylase subunit, translating into MALFKKVLVANRGEIALRVIRACKELRIPTVAIHSEADTTALYVKKADEACLVGPGPVAGYLNIFRIIDLAKQKGVDAIHPGYGFLAENPEFADACKANGITFIGPSGNAIRTMGNKVLARQAMKKAGISVVPGIWENLSSSKEALTIAREFGYPVILKAAAGGGGRGLRICRDDQELTRNFTLAKSEAKGAFGNDDLYMEKYIESPHHIEFQILADHFGSVIHLGERDCSIQRRHQKLIEIAPSLFLDEALRNEMGEVAVKSAQAVGYSNVGTVEFLVDQNKNYYFLEMNTRIQVEHTVTEEVTGIDIVKEMIRISAGEPMTVTQRDVTLRGYAIECRINAEDPMRDFMPTPGKITAYYSPGGFGVRIDGNVYSGYEVPPYYDSLLAKLTVRGRTWEAVLERMDRALEEFIIRGVKTTIPFYQRIMQDENFRKGIFDTHYIDDRLEKLVYTVNKDPVGLVLAVSAAIVDQFRQELFPNEQTEKQTR
- the scpB gene encoding SMC-Scp complex subunit ScpB codes for the protein MEDRELLPIVESLLFMSGEPVPLDRLHGILEGIDKGRILNTLSTLRDQYDQNGHGLQLVEVAGGYHLVTRPECSPWIKRLEKVKSGLRLSKPALETLAIIAYKQPVIRAEIEQIRGVDSMGVIKTLLERHLIKINGRRDAVGRPIVYGTTKDFLMNFGLKSLSELPTLRDFQEIAKSEGEGDDENDSKIENGNGISPSLETVDKGNVEEEEEADIISEELRLETHVPS
- the oadA gene encoding sodium-extruding oxaloacetate decarboxylase subunit alpha; protein product: MSKQKNKPVKITDVTLRDAHQSLLATRLRTEDMVPIAEKIDQVGYWSLEMWGGATFDTMIRYLGEDPWERIRVLRKAMPRTPFQMLLRGQNIVGYRNYADDVVEKFIERAISNGISIIRIFDALNDFRNLKTAIKATLKNGGKVEGTLCYTVSPVHNHQHFVDLAKRLEDMGSDTLCIKDMAGLLSPFAAYDLISKIKKAVEIPIHLHSHDTSGMAVATTLKAIEAGVDIIDTASSPLASGTSHPAVEVLSNILKESKNDPQLNFGLLAEVADYFTKVRKKYKPFESEYTGIDPNVLFYQIPGGMTSNLATQLKDQNALHRMKEVLEEVPRVRKDFGYPPLVTPTSQIVGTQATLNVLTGERYKVITSETKSYLKGLYGKPLAPIDKEVRKKAIGNEEWVEVRPADLIPPELEKMKAEVKDKAKNIEDVLTYCLFPKVALEFFEKRKKGELGKDFLNELKNHIKKDAGPIHLAPSEFNIKVHGESYHIKIGGMGHPGEGGYPYFIYVDDQLEEVFVESLVEVVPSEVGRIDRKAGGHSARPKATEDGDVTTAMPGTVVSVKIRVGDMVKAGDTVLTVEAMKMENEIHTPINGEVKQIYVTEGDKVNPDEVLVVVRG
- a CDS encoding acetyl-CoA carboxylase carboxyltransferase subunit alpha encodes the protein MSEYLDFEKPIMEIEEKIQKLRSYSGKSPATLVEEIKKLEAKAREVQKEIYVKLTPWQKNQISRHPKRPHLSDYIPLLFKDFIELHGDRLYADDQALVGGLATFAERHVMIMGHAKGRTMKEKVQRNFGMPHPEGYRKALRLMRLAEKFEKPVITFIDTPGAYPGLEAESRGVSEAIARNLMVMSRLRVPIISVVIGEGGSGGALALAVSDRILMLEHSVYSVISPEGCAAILWKDSGKAESAAESLRITAKDLRELGVIDNIVMEPAGGAHRNMGQAAQSLSQALESHLNTLGSIPIDLLLEERYKKFKKMGVFGEA
- a CDS encoding segregation/condensation protein A produces the protein MEEISTAPYEVRLEVFEGPLDLLLHLIKKSEINIYDIPIALITHQYLEYLSLLKSLNLAIAGEFLVMAATLIHIKSKTLLPPMEFEEEEEETDPRTELVRRLVEYKQFKEAADQLWEREKIWQNVFWKEPTPVASEPEAFPPLEVNLFDLLDAFKEILERAPENHSMAITMEELSVKDKMNLILEEIEKENSIAFRMLFQKDHTRMEIVVTFLALLELVRLGLIKAMQVESFGPIRLFQGEGHKNGG
- a CDS encoding DNA polymerase III subunit alpha; the protein is MTTQQDFVHLHLHTQYSLLDGANRVDRLIDQAHQMGMSSIAMTDHGNLFGAIDFYQKAKKAGINPIIGCEAYVAPKSRFDRDAHQPPFHLILLSTNLTGYKNLIKLISAAHLEGFYYKPRIDKELLSEHHEGLIGLSGCLRGEVPHLLDKGYRQEAKQAADDYEQILGKGNFFFEIQGNRLPEQLKVNKELIQISNEMDLPLVVTNDCHYLHKEDCRAHDILLCLQTGKTINDTNRMRFETDQLYFKSPQEMWADFCEVPEALLNTKRIAERCNLDLDLNTSHLPHYHVPKETTREALLEKLAKEGLQNRVKENSGEQKLDLNLYEQRLNDEISMINSMGYAGYFLIVWDIIHYAKENKIPVGPGRGSAAGSLVAYTLQITDIDPLRYGLIFERFLNPERISLPDIDMDFCMEKRDQVIDYVIDKFGADHVAQIITFGTMAAKASVRDVGRVLEIPYAEVDRFAKLIPNTLNITLEQALVDEPRIKEVAKTDPKFQELLDLARALEGTTRHASTHAAGIVISKEPLTEHVPLYRGTNNEVVTQYAMGDVEKIGLIKFDFLGLKTLTVIDHTLRLVNHKRKAEGETSLQLSSIPMKDKKTFSLLGKGETTGVFQLESSGMRDILVKMKPESFEDIIAIIALYRPGPIGSGMIDDFIKRKRGKTKIQYEVPQLEEILKETYGVIVYQEQVMKIANLLAGFSLGEADLLRRAMGKKKPEEMEKMKTQFLMGAKSKGLKPKKAEKIFDLMAYFAGYGFNKSHSAAYAMISYHTAFLKAHYPMEFMAALLTCDMGNSDKVVKNINECRAMGIRILPPDVNESQRDFTVTKKEIRFGLAAVKNVGTAAIDSILSVRDQDGGFVSLSHFCRQVDLRRVNKRVIEGLIKCGAFDSTGGKRAHLMEIMEKTIEEGGKFQEEKERGQMSIFGGPSPLPPRDFSNAQGSQLEEWDDATLLRYEKEILGFYITGHPLAERKDEIKRLASHAMEQLGDLRDGSEVRLVGILIHRKIATTKKGDKMAYVRLEDLTGSLEVIVFPDLYKTCSDVLTTDAPLLVVGNLDNGEKGLRLKATKLDSLNKIKTRLASKVEIQINADQTQSQDLQNLKNILSKYRGGCDVFLKFSSTHQGESVIAIPSDLRVTPTPLFISEIEGSFGKGTVLIK